TGTAGCTCATTTTGAGCTAAACCATTCATATCACCTCCTTTCAGACGCTTTGGAATATCTGAATTGTGCACGGGCTAACATCGTCCATATTGATCCATATCATATAACGCCTCTAAAATGCTTCGAAACTCTGCATAATGCACCCGCGTAAGCAGTATCCATTTCACGCCTAGTTGAAGAGATACCTAGTTAGCGCGCTGACATGCCAAATTCAACCCGAGGACTGTCACAGACGGGCATAGGATCCTAATCAGTTCGGTTGCGTCGAGTTGATATCCCCGGTTGATCGCTTTTCGAAATGCTTTCCGCGCTCATCAACAATATCATTAGGCATAGCGCCTATGTCAAGTTATTTTTACTAAACTTGGAAAGCATCTTCTCATTTGATATGGTAAGCCCGATGTAATGGGGTGTCACTTGTTGTCACCATTTGCGGCGGCTCCCATGGCTGGTACCAACGAACAGGGCGCTAATCGGGACGCGGCCTGAAAGGGCCAGCAAATATCTATTGACAATCGGGAAGTCAAGTATAATCTTATTGGCTTAGGCGGGCAGGGCCCGCGGCGAGGTTTACGGCGACATGAGTCTGCTTAGTCATAACGTATTGGTGCTCAATCAAAACTATGAACCGCTTTCGGTTTGTTCGGCCCGAAGAGCGATCGTTCTACTTTTCCTGGGCAAAGCCGAAATGATCGAAACCTACGACGGGGTCAAAATCCGGTCGATCAGCCGGTCATTCCCGATGCCCTCGGTAGTGCGGCTCGACCGCTATATCAAAGCCCCCCGCAAAAGAATCCTTCTGACGCGCAAAAATGTCCTTATCCGAGACGGCCATACCTGCTGCTACTGCGGGGCGGTCAAAGGGCCGATGACGGTCGACCATATTATCCCCAAGAATATGGGAGGCGCCGACACCTGGGAAAATCTG
The Candidatus Zixiibacteriota bacterium genome window above contains:
- a CDS encoding HNH endonuclease: MSLLSHNVLVLNQNYEPLSVCSARRAIVLLFLGKAEMIETYDGVKIRSISRSFPMPSVVRLDRYIKAPRKRILLTRKNVLIRDGHTCCYCGAVKGPMTVDHIIPKNMGGADTWENLACACDRCNNMKGNRPLMQAGMKLLRKPTRPNHITYIQRFVGVTDNRWKQYLFME